TTCGCCGCACTCGTCTGACGCCCGGCCGGGGACCTACGTCGTCGTGCTGGAATCGCGCCGTCGGGGCATCGTGCCGATCGGTCGCCTCGGCGACCTCGAGCTCGCCGCCGGGGGCTACCTCTATGTCGGCAGCGCCCTCGGCCCGGGTGGCGTCGCCGCGCGCTGCCGGCATCACGAGCGGATCGCCGCGCGGCCGCACTGGCACCTCGACTACCTGCGCCCCCACTGCCGGATCCTGGGCTTCTGGATCGCCCATGGACGCACCCGCCGGGAGCATGCCTGGGCCCGTGCGCTCGGCGCCTTGCCGCAGGCACACTGGCCGCTCGCCCGCTTCGGGGCCAGCGATTGCGACTGCCCCGCGCACCTGATCTGGCTCCCGGAGCCGCCGACCAGCGCCCGGCTGACGGCGACGCTGGGGGAGGGGCGCTGGCGCTGAGCGAGGGCGACCTGTGATAGCCTCCTTCGCCGATGCGAGTCGCTGCGTCTTCCAGGGATTTCACGGAGCCAGACCCATGTCCAACTCGCCCTCTTCCGACAGCGATCCGGCGGCCGACCTCGCTGCCCGGCTCGCGAGCCTCGAGATGCTGCGGGACACCCTCGATCCCGCCGTCTACGAGGCCACACGCCAGCGGCTGGAGGCAGCCGCCGCAGAGGTGAGCCCGCCCGCAGCGCGGATCGGCGGTGGCCTCTTCGCGGGCGAGGTCACGACCAGCGGCGGTCCGTTGGCCGGCCGCGACCAACGGGTGGCCGCCGTGTCCGGCAACGGCGATCACCGGACCGTCATCGTCAATACAGGCGATGGCGTTCAGATCGCCGTGCCGACCGCCGAGGCACCGGAGACGACCCTACTCCAGGCCTATCTCCGCGACCTCGCCGACGACTGCGCGCGGCTGCCGCTCGGGCACGTGGATCCGCGCTTCAGCCGGCCGGGGGCCGAGGTGGCCCTGCCCGGCGTCTACACCGACCTGCATGTCGTGGCCGTGCCGCCGGAGCCCGTTGGTGCGGAGGACGCCGAGCCCGACCGGGTGTGGCGCCGCGGCCTGCGGCTCGCGCGGGCCGAGGAGGGGACACGGACCGACCTGCTGCCGGCCGTCGGCGGCGAGCATGGCGATCGTCTCGTGCTGGTCGGCGATGCGGGCTCCGGCAAGAGCACCTTCGTCGACTATCTCGCATATCGCCTGGCCCAGGCGCTCGTCGACAGTTCGGACGATGCCGGGGTCGAGGACCTGCCGGAGGCGATGCATGGGCTCGTACCGGTGCGCATCCAGTTGCGTCGCGCGGCGGTTCCGACGAGGGCGCCGCGCTGCTGTGGAACGGGCTGCGCGCCGACCTCGTGGAGCGGCTCGGCGAGATCGGTGCAGAGCGCCTGTTCCCGCGGCTTCAAGACCGCATCCTCGCCGACGGCGCCATGGTATTGCTCGACGGCCTCGACGAGATCCCGGCGGCGGGCGAGCGGCGGCGCACCCTGCTCGACGCTGTAGTCCGCTTCACCGCCGGCCTGCCGGCGCGCGCCCGGGTCCTGCTGACGGCGCGGCCCTACGCCTATGCCGACCCGCAGTGGCGCCTGCCCGGCTTCACGGAGCTGGCCCTGGCGCCCTTCGACGAGGACCAGGTGGCGCGCTTCATCGGCCGCTGGTACCGCGCCGTGCGGCCGATACTCGGTTGGGTGGACGAAGAGGCCGCGCGCCGCGGCGAGGCCCTGGATGCGGCCATCCGCGAACGCGGCTATCTGGGCGATCTGGCCTCGCGCCCCCTGTTGCTGACGCTGATGGCGACGCTCCATTCGAGCTGGGGACAGTTGCCGGAGGATCGAGCCGACCTCTATGAAGAATCGGTCAAGCTGCTGCTGGCCCGTTGGCAGACCGCTCGCGAGCTGTCCGGACCGGACGGCCGGCCGGTGCGCGACCCCGGCGTCGCCCGTGCCCTGGCCCTCGGCGAGGATGGGCTCCGCGCCGCGCTGGAGCGTCTGGCCTTCGAGGCCCACAGGGCCCAAGGCGCCGCGCGTCCGGCCGAGGACGCGCCGGACTGGCCGGCGGCCGACATCGGCCAGGCCCAGCTCCTCGACACCTTCGCCGGCCATTGCCCGGAAGACCTCAACCCGCGCGTGCTGCTCGGCTATCTCGAGGAGCGTGCCGGCCTGCTGATCGCCCGCCGTGAGGGCGTCTACGCCTTTCCGCACCGGTCCTTCCAGGAGTATCTGGCCGCCTGCCACCTGGCGCGCACCGCGCCGGACTTCGGCCTGGCGCTGCGCGACCGGGTGCGGGCCGCCCCGGCCTGGTGGCGCGAGGTCTTCCTGCTCGGCGTCGGCAAGAAACGCCAGGGCGGTCTCGGCGGTGCCGTGAACCTGGTCAACTGCCTGGTGCCGCTGGAGCCGGACGACCCGGCCACGCCAGCGCCCGCGGACCTCGACTGGCGGCTCGCCGCCCTCGGCGCCGCGGCCCTGGTCGAGCTCAGGCTCGGGCCAGCGGACCCGGCCGAGCCCCACTTCGCCACCGTGGTCAGGCGCCTGCGCCGCTGGCTCGTCGCCCTGCTGGTCGCCGGGGCGCTGCCGCCCAAGCCCAGGGCCGAGGCCGGCGACCTGCTGGCCCGTCTCGGCGACCCGCGGCGCGGCGTCGGCGTGCGGCGGAACGCGGGCCATGCCCTGCCGGACATCGACTGGGTCGAGATCCCGGCCGGGCCGTTCGTGATGGGAAGCGCGGCCGATGATCAAGATGCCCATGAAGACGAGCACGGCAACCCGGCCGTCCTCGACATGCCCGAGCGCTACTGGATCGCCCGCTACCCCGTGACGGTGGCCCAATACCGGCCGTTCGTCGAGTCGGGCGACCATGCCGATCCCAAGTGGTGGACGGCGGATGGCCGGGCCTGGCTGCGCGGCGATTACGACACCGAGGCCGAGGGTTGGCTCAAGGGCTTCCTCGCGCGCCGTCCGCCGGAGCTCAGGCGCGCCCCGTTCGGTTGGTCAGGCCAGGTCGCCTTGGCCAACCGACCCGTCACCGGGGTCAGCTGGTTCGAGGCGATGGCCTATGCCCGGTGGCTGGATCACCATCTCCGCGACGGCGGTGTCGATCGGCTGGCGGGGTGTTGCGTCCGGCTCCCGAGCGAGGCGGAGTGGGAATGCGCGGCCCGCGGCGCCGAGGGGCGCCGCTATGCCTGGGGTGATGACTGGGGCCGCGAGCGCGCCAACGTCGAGCGGGGCATCGGCCGCCCGTGCAGTGTAGGCATCTTTCCGGCCGGCACAACGCCCGAGGGCTTGCACGACCTGACCGGCAACGTCTGGGAGTGGTGCCGGACGCGATCGGCGCCTTATCCTTATGTTGAGGGCGATGGCCGCAACGACCCTGACACGGCGGGCCGCCGGGTGGTGCGTGGCGGCTCCTGGTACGATGGCGGCAGGATCGCGCGCGCGGCGTCCCGCTTCTGGGATCTACCCGATGTCTTCGACGTCGACTTGGGTTTCCGGTTGGTGTTGTCCCTGGCGGATCCTGGATCCTGAGCTTCTGGTTTCTGGATCCGCTGTCTTCTGTCGCGGCCTCCTCGCAGGCCTCTCTCGCGGAGGAACTCACGATGAACGAGAACAAGCAGGACCCGCCCAATCAGCACATCGAGGGCGGCGCCTTCTTCGGCACCGTCACGGCCGGGAAAGTCATCGGCCGCGATCAGAAGGTCATCGTCCAGGGCAGCTCGGCCGCCGACCTGGCGCGGTTGATCGCCGAGATCCGCGCCCTGCTGCCCGAGGCCGGGCTGCCCGCCGAGCGGCGCCAGGCCGTCGAGGCGAAACTGATCGAGGTCGACCAGACACTCGCCGGGCCCGCGCCCGAGGGCGGTGCCCTCCGCGCCCGGCTCGATGCCGTGCGCGGGCTGCTCGAGCAGGGCGCCCAGGCCGGGACGGCGCTCGAGACCCTGCTCGGCCTCGTCGGCCGGGCGGTTTCGACCGTGGCCGGCTGGGCGGGGTGACCGGTCGCCCGGCCGCTCAGTCGACCGGCAGGGCGAGGGGCTGGCGCTTCTTCGGGTTGGCCCGATAGAAGGCGGCCGTGTGGCCGATGCGGTCGATCAGGGCACCGGCGGTGCGCTCGGCGATCTCGCTGGCGAGGGCGTCGCGCTCGTCGCGGTCGCCGGCGGCGATCTTGACCTTGATGAGTTCGTGGTGATCGAGCGCGAGGCCGATCTCGTTCAGTACGGGATCGCTGAGGCCGTGCTGGCCGACGATGACGACGGGCTTGAGGTGGTGGACCTGGCGCTTCAGCCAGCGGCGTTGGCGCTCGGTGATCGGTTTCGATGGGGGCATGTGTCTAATCGGCGCTTGGATTGACGGAAGACAGCGGTGGTCTGCGGGTCGCCGAGTGTCTCTCAGCGCGCGGCTTCGATGGCCTCGAGCACGCCATCCCAGAGGCGCAGGCGGGCGCAGATGGCCTCTTCGGCAGCGGCCTCGGCCTCGCCGATCCGCTCGGCGTCAGCGTCGCAGAGCGCGGCGAGCAGCCGCAGCGACAAGGGGCCGTGGAAGTCCTCGTCGAGGTGGATATGCCGCTCCAGATACTGGTGGAAGCGCGGCGCTCGTTTCGCATCGATCGCCGCCGCGGCGAGGAGCCGGCGGAACATGCTGGGGATGGCTTGCTCGCGGCCGAAGGCCAATGCGGCGGCGGCCATGTGCGGCTTGCCGGCGCGGATGAAGCCGAAGGTCGTCTCGCAGAAACAGCGTGCCGGCAGCGGCACCAGATCGGAGTAGAGGGCCGCGTCGACGCCTTGCTCGGCGACCTGCGTCAGGAAGCGGCGCGGCCGCTCGGCGTCGGCGTCGATCTCCTCCATCGCGGCGAGATAGCCTTCGAAGTGGCTCGCATACTGGATCTCGCCGCCTGCGTCGGGGATCGCGTCCGATTCCTCTTCGAGGACCAGTTGATTGATGAAGTGGCGCACCGCCGGGTCGCCGCCCGGCAACCAGGGGACCCGGGTCGGCGCCACCTCGTCTTGCAGGTACTTGATCAGCGAAATGAAGTCCCAGACCGGGTAGACGTGGTGGGCCATGAAGAGCCGCAGGTCGGTGATGTCTCGCAGGGCGGTGTAGAGCGGGTGCTGGTCGAGTTCCGCCTGGAGTTCGCGGATCGGCTCGAGATCGAGTTCGGGCATGGCGATGCTGTCCTCTTGGCCGCGCCCCGAGACGGCGCTCGTCGCGGATCATAGCATGCACCCCGAGCGGGGAATGATCGGTCGCCGCGCCGGGATTTCCGCTCGGCTGCGGCAAGCTTAAGGAAATGCTGAAATATTCAGCGCTTTCCGTGCCAATCTTTGGCCAGGACGGCCGATCGATCAGCGTCTCCTTAAGTCAGTCCTTTCCAATTGAGAAATGAGCCTGAAGGAGGGTGGGTGGAAGAGCGCTTCAGGCGGCCGGTTTTTGGGTCTTGTTGATGGCGCGGAACAGTTCGGCCCGAGCCTGGATGAGACGCTGGGCCGCCTCATTGTCGCTGATTGAGTAAGCGCGTGCATCGAGCTGTTCGAAGGTGATGTTGGGCTTGAGGTGCTGGTGTGCATCCGGCAAGGATTTGAGCTTCTCGTAGGGGGTCATCATTTGCTCGTAGCGGTAGCGCTTACGTAGTCGGCCCCTGGGGTCGACTTCTTCGGTGGGGAAGAAGCAGGGGCGGTGGAAATTGAGGTAGGGCGAAAGCACGCCCTGGGTGAAGGCGTTCACGGCGGTGGCGAAGCGCCGGGGGATGTGGGCATAGCCGAGGTGTTTGCGCACCACCGAGCCGTTTTTGGATTCGACCAAGGCATTATCGTTGGTGCGCCGGGCACGGGACTTGGTGAACTCTTGGATGTGCAGTTTCTCCAGCAGGGCGGCGACGCGTTTGTTGATGTACTCCGAGCCGTTGTCGGCGTGGAAGCCGAGCACAGCGAAAGGAAAGGCCTCGATCAGGGCTTCGAGCAGGGGCAGCAGGAAGTGCTCGGCGATGCGCTCGAGGCTGCCGAGGAACTGGAACTGGGTGACCTCATCGACGAGATTGATGTGGTAGAGCCCCTTGATGCCGTCGAGGTCGCCCTGGTGAACGGAGTCGACGCGTAGGAAGCCGGGGCGCCCCTCGGGGCGGGGCTTGCGGCGCTCGCCGATGTTGACCTTGACCGGACGGGTTTTGTCGACCGCACCGCGGCAGCGTTGATAGGTCCGTGAGCGCCTGAGGTTGTAGAGATGGCCGTTGGAGATCTCGGCCAGGCGTGCGTAGCGGGTATCGCCAAACAGCCGATAGGCTCGCTCACAGAGCTTGCGGGTCGCCGGCCCGGAGAGGGTGGCGTGCAGAGCATCGAGCTCGCCCAGCAGGCGCACATCCTCGGGCGTGTAGCGCCGGGCAAAGGGCTTGGCCGGCGGGCCGCGATGATCACGGATCTGTCCGCTGTCGCGGAACTGCTTGATCAGGCGGCTCACCTGTGCCCGCGAGAGGCCTGTGACCTTCTCCAAGTAACGGCGAACGAGGCCCTTGTCGGCCTTGCTCAGGCGCGTGTACTGAAGCCGCCGCAGCTCCCCGGCGATCCAGTCATAAACGGCGTCGCGGGCCGGGGCGGTAAAGCCAAGCGGCTGGCTGCCTTCGAGGAAGGCGCGGATCTGCTCCAGCCTCTGGAGTCCTTGGGTCTTGAGCATGACGATCATCTCCCGATGATCCCAAACTCCCAACCCCTTCAGGCTCAACTCACGTTGGAATCACATCCCTCCTTCAGGCTCATGTGTCATTGGACAAGGCTAAGTCTTTGACAGGCCGTCGGACCTCCGTATAATGCCCTGTTTGCCCCCATCCTGGGGGTGATCTCCTTGCCTCACCGCGCCGCTGCGGGAGGCTGTTCAATCCGAAAGGAGCGTCCATGCGACATTATGAAGTAGTGTTCCTGGTTCATCCGAGCCAGAGTGAGCAGGTGCCGGCTATGGTCGAGCGCTACCGCGCCAATCTGGAACGGCGGGGCGGTAAGGTCCATCGCCTCGAGGATTGGGGTCGGCGCCAGCTGGCCTTTCCGATCAACAAAGTCCACAAGGCGCACTATATCCTGCTCAATATCGAGTGCGACCAAGAGGCCCTCGACGAACTCGAGAGCGCCTTCCGGTTCAACGATGCGGTGCTGCGCAACCTGATCACCAAGCGCGATTCGGCCGTGACCGCGCCCTCGCCGCTCGCCAAGAGTGCCGAGGACCGCGACTCGTCCGAGCAGTCCTCGCGCGACAAGCCCGACGACGAATAAGGCAGAGCCCAGCTAAGGAGGTTGCCATGTCCCGTTTCTTTCGCCGCAAGCGTTATTGCCGTTTCACCGCCGAGGGTATCGAGGAGATCGATTACAAGGATCTCAACCTGCTGAAGGCCTATGTCAGCGAGTCGGGCAAGATCGTGCCGAGCCGCATCACCGGAACGTCGGCCCGCTACCAGCGTCAGCTGGCGATGGCCGTCAAGCGGGCACGCTTTCTCGCGCTGCTGCCCTATACTGACGGGCATTGATCCGCACGGCGGCGCGCCGGCCGGTGGGTCGCATCTCGGGTGCCTTCGTTGGGGGCGCCGGGGCATGCGCTCGATCGTCTCGGTGGTCGCATCCGCTTAAAGCGCGATGAAGTCGCTCGCCCGTTTCGCAATGCGCGGTCGCTCGCAGGCCGCCCTCGTGGCGGCCACGGGTGCGGTGCTGTCGGTGCTGCCGATCGTGGGCCTGTTCGCGGCCCTGGCGAGCGCCGCAGTCGTCGCACTGGCGACCCTGAGGCAGGGCGCCGGCGAGGGTGCGCTGGTGACGGTTTTCGCGGGTGTCGGCGGCGGGGTATTGGCCTGGCTCGCGCTCGGCAGCCCGCTGCCTGCCCTCGGTTTCTGGCTGGTCTATTGGTTGCCGGTCTGGGGGCTCGCGGTGGTACTGGGTTGGTCGCGGTCGTTGTCGCTCGCGCTCCAGGCCGCGGCGCTCGTCGCACTTGTTGCGCTCGCCCTCGTCTATCTGCTGATCGGTGGGACCAGCGAGGTCTGGAGTGCAATGCTCGAGCCGGTGCGTCAGGCGCTGACCGACGCCCACGTCATCAGCGCCGCGGAGAGCCCGCAGCTGATGGCGCAGATCGCCGGTTGGATGCCCGGGCTGCTCACGGCATCGGTCTATCTGATGGTGCTGGTGTCGCTGTTGCTCGGGCGCTGGTGGCAGTCGCTCCTTTACGGGCCGGGCGGCTTCGGGGCCGAGTACCGTGCCCTGCGGATCCACCCGGTGGTCGGGCTGGCGACGATCGCGCTGCACCTGATCGTGGTCTTTACGAACGGCCACTGGGCTGTGGCCGGGCTGGTCATCGTCGGCACTCTGCTGGTGCTCCAGGGGCTTGCGGTGCTCCACGCGCTGGTCTTGGCCCGCAACGCCAGACCCGGCTGGCTGGTGGCCCTCTATGCCCTGTTCGTGCTGGGCTTTCCGTTGCCGCAGATGGTCATCGCCGGTATCGGGCTGGCCGATCTCTGGGCGGATTGGCGTTTGCGAATCGAGAGGCGCAAGCAGGATCGGCAGTGACGGCGCGCGGTAACCTGAATTCTGGCTTACGAGGAATAATCAAGTGGAAGTCATCCTGTTGAAGAAGGTCTCTGGCCTGGGTGCGTTGGGGGATAAGGTCTCCGTCCGCCCGGGTTATGGTCGCAACTATCTGATCCCGCAGGGCTTCGCCGTGTCGGCGACGGCCTCGAACCTGCAAGCGTTCGAGGAGCGTCGGGCCGAGTTGGAGCGTGAGGCGGCCGCCGTTTTGGCCGCCGCCGAGGCGCGTCGTGATCGGCTCGAAGGCCTCACCGTCACCGTCGCTCGGCGCGCCGGTGACGAGGGCCGGTTGTTCGGCTCGGTCGGCGCCATCGACATCGTCGAGGCCGTGCGCAGCCAAGAGATCGAGGTGGAAAAGCAGGAGGTGCGGTTGCCCGATGGGCCGCTACGCGCCGCCGGCGAGCACGAGGTGACGTTGCACCTGCACGCCGATGTCGACGTGACCATCAAGGTCGAGGTCGTCGCCGAGTCTTGACGCGGCCGCGTCATGTCTTGTGAGGCGGGCGGGCGACCCTCAGGCCTCGCCCGCCCAGCCTGTCATCCTTCGTCGCTAGAGCCTGGCGTCACCCAGCGTGGATTGCCGCTGACCCGTTGCCGGGAGCCCGAAGCGGTTGCACAATTCAGCTGAGCCCGCTCGGCCGCCCAGCCCTCCGCGCGATCGGCGCCGAGGGCGAGTTCCCTGCGGCGCGGCGGCGTCATGCCCCGCGCGGCCCGTCTCCGAATCCCGAAGCTACGGCGCTTGTTGAGCATGAGCGACACCAACCCTTTCCCGTCGCCGGGCGGCGTCCCCGATGGCCGAGGCGGCGACCTGCGGCTGCCGCCGCACAATATTCAGGCCGAGCAGTCGCTGCTCGGTGGCCTGATGCTCGACAACGCCACCTGGGACCGCATCGCCGATGCCGTCCAGGAGCACGATTTCTACCGCCGCGAGCACCGGCTGATCTTCCGCGGCATCGCCCGTCTCGCCGAGGGAGACCAACCCTTCGATGTGGTGACCCTGGCGGAGGTCCTCGAGCGCAACGGGGAGCTCGACGACGCCGGCGGGCTGCCGTACCTCGGCAGCCTGGTCCAGGACACCCCGAGCGCCGCCAACATCAAGGCCTACGCCAAGATCGTGCGCGAGCACGCGGTCCTGCGGCGCATGATCTCGGCCGGCACCGACATCGCCGACAGCGCCTACAACCCGCAGGGGCGCGAGGTCGTCGACCTCCTCGACGAGGCCGAGCGGCGCGTCTTCGAGATCGCCGAGCAGCAGGCCCGCGGGGGCGGCGGCTTCCAGCCGATCAAGGACCTGCTCCGCCAGGCCGTCGAGCGGGTCGACAAGCTCTATCAGAGCGACGATCCGATCACCGGGCTGCCGACCGGTTTCCAGGATTTCGACATGATGACCTCGGGCCTCCAGCCCGCCGATCTGGTCATCGTCGCCGGCCGCCCGTCGATGGGCAAGACCTCGTTCGCGATGAACATCGCCGAGCATGCGGCGATCAAGACGCGTCGCCCCGTCGCCGTCTTCAGTATGGAGATGCCGGGCGATGCGCTGGCGATGCGCATGATGTCCTCCCTCGGGCGCATCGACCAGCACCGGGTGCGCACCGGCAAGCTCGGCGACGACGAGTGGCCGCGGCTGACCTCGGCCGTGCACATCCTCGCCGATGTCGCGCTCTACATCGACGACACCCCGGCCCTGACACCGACCGAGGTGCGCGCCCGGGCGCGGCGTCTGAAGCGCGAGCACGGCGACCTGGCGTTGATCGTGCTGGACTATATCCAGCTCATGCAGGCCCCCAGCGCCGGCGAGAACCGCGCCACCGAGATCTCGGCGATCTCGCGCTCGCTCAAGGCCCTGGCCAAGGAGCTCGACGTGCCGGTCATCGCCCTCTCGCAGCTCAACCGCAGCCTGGAGCAGCGGCCGAACAAGCGCCCGGTCATGTCGGACCTGCGCGAGTCCGGCGCCATCGAGCAGGACGCCGATGTCATCGTCTTCATCTACCGCGACGAGGTCTACAACGAGGACAGCAAGGACAAGGGCATCGCCGAGATCATCATCGCCAAGCAGCGTAACGGCCCGATCGGCACGACGCGCCTGACCTTCCTCGGCAAGTACACCAAGTTCGAGAACTTCATCGCCGATGTCTACGGGGAGGACGGGTTTTGACCTGGTCGGCCCCCTGCGCGCGGATCGATCACGCCGCGCTGCGGCACAATCTCGCGGCGGTGCGTCGCTTCGCTCCGGCGAGCCGGGTCTGGGCCGTGGTCAAGGCCAACGGCTACGGTCACGGGTTGGAGGCGGTCGCGGCGACCCTCGCCGAGGCCGATGGGCTCGCGGTCGCCCGTGTCGAGGAGGGGGTGCGACTGCGCCGTGCCGGTATCCGCCGGCCGATCCTGGTCCTCGAGGGGATGGTCTTCGCCGACGAGCTGGCCGCGGCCACCCGCGATGACCTCGCGTTGGCGATCCACAACTGGGACCAGGCGCGGCTGCTCGCGCGCGGTGGCGAGCTCGGCGTGCCGCCCTGGTGGCTCAAGGTCGACACCGGCATGCACCGGCTCGGCTTCCCGCCCGCCGAGGTCGACGAGGTGCTCGGCTATCTCGCCAACACCGCGGCCGGTTCGCGGCTCGTCGGGCTGCTGACCCACCTGGCCAAGGCCGATGAACCGGAGGATCCGGCCTCCGAGCGCCAGTGCGCGGCGCTCGGTGAGGCCGCCGCCGGCCGCGGGCTGCCGCTCAGCATCGGCAACTCCGCCGGCCTGATCGCGCTGCCGGCGGCGCGCAGCGATTGGGTCCGTCCCGGGATCATGCTCTACGGTGCCTCGCCGTTCGCAACAGGGACAGGCGCCGATCTCGGGTTGCGCCCGGTGATGACGCTACAGACGCGCCTGATCGCGATTCAGTCGCTGCCCCGCGGTGCCGCAGTCGGCTACGGCGGCACCTATGTCTGCCCGGAGGATATGCGGGTTGGCATCGTCGGTATCGGCTACGGCGACGGCTACCCGCGCCACGCCCCGACCGGGACGCCCGTGCTGCTCAACGGCGAACGGGTGCCCCTCATCGGCCGCGTCTCGATGGATATGATCCACGTCGACCTGCGCGGCCGACCGCAGGCCGCTGTCGGCGATCTCGCGACCCTCTGGGGCGTGGGTCTGCCGGTCGAGGAGATCGCGACGCGCGCCGGCACCATCGCCTACGAACTCCTGTGCCGCGTCGCCCAACGGGTGCAACTGGAGCACGATAGTCCGGCGGTCGGGGACGGGGCCGCCGGATGAGCCAGGCCGCCCGGAGCACGAAGCGCCGAGGCGGCGGGAGCTACGTCTGCAACGCCTGCGGGGCGCGACTGCCGAAGTGGAGCGGCCAGTGCCCGGACTGCGGTTCCTGGAACACGGTGATCGAGGTGTCCGAACATCCCGAGGCGCCGCGGCGCGGCGGTGGCTATGCCGGGGCGCCCTCCGCGGTCGAGTCCCTCGAGGCCGTCAGCGCCGCCCGGGAGAGCCGCCGCGGCAGCGGCATCGGAGAGCTCGACCGGGTCCTCGGCGGGGGGTTGGTCGCCGGCTCCGTGGTGCTGCTCGGCGGCGATCCCGGCATCGGCAAGTCGACGCTGCTCCTCCAGGCGTGCGCGGCCCTCGGGGCCGCCGAGCCGGTCCTCTACGTCACCGGCGAGGAGTCGCCGCAGCAGGTCAGCCTGCGCGCGCAACGCCTGGGGCTGGCGCGCACCGGCATCCGGCTCCTCGCCGAGACCAGCATCGAACGGATCCTGCCGACGGCCGAGCATGAGCGCCCGGCGGTCATGGTCGTCGACTCGATCCAGACGCTGTTCAGCGAGGAGCTGACCTCGGCGCCCGGCTCGGTCTCGCAGGTGCGTGAGACGGCGGCGCAGCTGGTACGCTTCGCCAAGCAGAGCGGGACCTGCGTCTTCCTCGTCGGCCACGTGACCAAGGAGGGGGCGCTCGCCGGGCCGCGGGTGCTGGAGCACATGGTCGACACCGTCATCTACTTCGAGGGCGAGGCCGGCAGCCAGTTTCGCCTGGTGCGCTCGGTCAAGAACCGCTTCGGCGCCGTCAACGAACTCGGCGTCTTCGCGATGACCGACCGCGGCCTGCGCGAGGTCAAGAACCCCTCGGCGATCTTCCTGTCGCGCCACGACGAGCCGGTGCCGGGCAGCGTCGTCATGGTCACCCGCGAGGGCACCCGGCCGCTGCTGATCGAGGTCCAGGCCCTGGTCGACGAGAGCCCGCTCGCCAATCCGCGGCGCGTCGCCCTGGGGCTCGACCAGAATCGCCTGTCGATGCTGCTCGCGGTCCTGCACCGCCAC
This portion of the Thioflavicoccus mobilis 8321 genome encodes:
- the radA gene encoding DNA repair protein RadA; translated protein: MSQAARSTKRRGGGSYVCNACGARLPKWSGQCPDCGSWNTVIEVSEHPEAPRRGGGYAGAPSAVESLEAVSAARESRRGSGIGELDRVLGGGLVAGSVVLLGGDPGIGKSTLLLQACAALGAAEPVLYVTGEESPQQVSLRAQRLGLARTGIRLLAETSIERILPTAEHERPAVMVVDSIQTLFSEELTSAPGSVSQVRETAAQLVRFAKQSGTCVFLVGHVTKEGALAGPRVLEHMVDTVIYFEGEAGSQFRLVRSVKNRFGAVNELGVFAMTDRGLREVKNPSAIFLSRHDEPVPGSVVMVTREGTRPLLIEVQALVDESPLANPRRVALGLDQNRLSMLLAVLHRHGGVGMFDRDVFVNVVGGVRIGETAADLAVLCAVVSSHRDRPLPLDLVVFGEVGLSGEVRPVPNGLDRLREAAKHGLRRAILPEKNCPKQGVEGLDLVPVRVVQEALDAL